One Cryptomeria japonica unplaced genomic scaffold, Sugi_1.0 HiC_scaffold_124, whole genome shotgun sequence DNA window includes the following coding sequences:
- the LOC131865861 gene encoding uncharacterized protein LOC131865861, with protein MVTNKGDCTTNLQGFSQHTPITVNAKDGTEASKSDEVTNLKRLNEHLLTTITNDRKEIDGLKNKLRLCDDANNKLLETVTSDKNKWISCEKDMKGTISELEYKLKEARNLSENHEMLFSQLGREKSLLENRLKESSDVIQELQGLKSELDQTKQLSENLGKLCAQLGQEKNELENNLKKSNDVIKELQNKVTEDRSLWDASKTKLEGTIVEVENKLDSVVQERNVLSQKHKDLCGSYRNEKKGWKKCNGGANMKLKAKMTENQGLWDSYRVNLEGKVAELQNEMTNSKSLNERLLTTITNDRKEIDGLKNKLIMCDDANNKLLETITSDKNKWTSYEKKMKSTISELGQGKNELENDLKKSNDVIRELQDKMTEDRSLWDASKTKLEATIVEVQTKLDTVVKERNELSQKHEDLYTSYRNDKNELKKCNDGAMKLKAKMAEDKGLWDSCRANLKGKVARLQNEILDERKSSQKHQELLTKLRQEKIEMENKFIKINDTTKKLNAKITEDKLLWDSCQEKLEKQVSELQNELNEARVFSQGREELCSELRRAKTDLEEKVLQLEGDLNEARILIKKHEELRSELMKEKNEMQNKVTECNDETEELKAKLAERGFLWDSSKTELEATVAGLQNELKETRLLSLKHEEACIQLRHEKTKLEDELKDLDDTNEELHAKMTENGWLWDTCKANLEGTVIKLQKKLNETKILAHNNQVLYNEISREKSEMETNFHQSINEAKQLKDKIAEEGHLWDISKREFEVTFAKLQNELNEARMLSQKHEDSWSQSEQEKTELENNFNQSINEIQQLKEKLAEDRHKWDSYKREFEITIAKLQNELNEARMLSQKHEDLWSQSEQEKNDLEKTLIGLQNEVDETKILTVKDQELCKVLREENNRIGNKLKQCNDSIGKLNTKVKEDQLLWVCNKEDLESRVAVVQYEKETLIQEYKALWAHLRDEKYELEEKLKECNDRNKELHAQMREDCRLWEACKAKFENSAARLQNNFNKSINEIKQLKEKLAEDKHMWNTSKGEFEVTIAKLQNELNEARMLSHKHEDLCSQSEHEKYELEKTFIRLQNKLDETNILREKDQELCNVLREENNWLGNKLKDCNDRIAELNKKIEEDERLWVTNKSDLERKVAGLQSEEGVLSKEYKLLWAHLTDEKDELENKLRECKDRNMELHAQMREDCRLWEACKANFEDSVAGLQNKLDLMTNEGMILSQEYVELCIECEFLKAQLGDYNDILSSMEDETRSLISLSESNANTVEALQTQVRMITHEHTHLSMKYEELTNENESQKLKLENYNHRLDSVKNERNSLRSTSESREEALLQENGSLKQQVHELQSKLGMWANDYKQVPTDDMLDSETEERQLLTSLSETSDKVMEDPVIENRTVKREALQLYQENQQLQKDISSKKSLIQTKDGNITELNAKKIKLKNAVEVLEEIGRKNTQVLKEYGGIREEQVTRKESEEKRKEGSGRVSHRNQTAFIGNLMSCILLDIEKSDVSRCLSTATKNIILPSDALLCGCPYGWFGGIV; from the coding sequence ATGGTAACTAATAAAGGCGATTGTACAACAAATTTGCAGGGTTTTAGCCAACACACACCGATAACAGTAAATGCAAAAGATGGCACAGAAGCGAGCAAAAGTGATGAGGTGACAAATTTGAAAAGACTGAATGAACATTTACTGACTACAATTACCAATGATAGAAAAGAAATAGACGGGTTGAAAAACAAATTGAGATTGTGTGATGATGCCAATAACAAATTGCTTGAAACGGTGACGTCAGATAAAAACAAGTGGATTTCTTGTGAAAAGGATATGAAAGGTACAATTTCAGAGTTAGAATATAAGCTCAAAGAAGCCAGAAATTTGAGTGAGAATCATGAAATGTTGTTCAGTCAATTGGGACGAGAAAAAAGTCTGTTGGAAAATAGGTTGAAAGAAAGTAGTGATGTAATTCAGGAATTACAAGGGCTTAAAAGTGAGCTTGATCAAACAAAACAATTGAGTGAGAATCTTGGAAAATTGTGTGCTCAATTAGGGCAGGAAAAAAATGAGCtggaaaataatttgaaaaaatccAATGATGTGATTAAGGAATTACAAAATAAAGTGACCGAGGATAGGAGCTTGTGGGATGCTTCCAAAACAAAATTGGAAGGAACAATTGTGGAGGTAGAAAATAAGCTTGATTCTGTGGTGCAGGAAAGAAATGTATTGAGTCAGAAACATAAGGACTTATGCGGTAGCTACAGAAATGAAAAAAAAGGGTGGAAAAAATGCAATGGTGGTGCTAATATGAAATTAAAAGCAAAGATGACTGAGAATCAGGGATTGTGGGATTCATATAGGGTGAATTTGGAAGGAAAAGTCGCGGAGCTGCAGAATGAGATGACAAATTCGAAAAGCCTGAATGAACGTTTACTGACTACAATTACCAATGATAGAAAAGAAATAGATGGGTTGAAAAACAAATTGATAATGTGTGATGATGCCAATAACAAATTGCTTGAAACAATCACTTCAGATAAAAACAAGTGGACTTCTTATGAGAAAAAGATGAAAAGTACAATTTCAGAGTTAGGGCAGGGAAAAAACGAGCTGGAAAATGATTTGAAAAAATCCAATGATGTGATTAGGGAGTTACAAGATAAAATGACTGAAGATAGGAGCTTGTGGGATGCTTCCAAGACAAAACTGGAAGCGACAATTGTGGAGGTACAAACTAAGCTTGACACTGTAGTGAAGGAAAGAAATGAATTGAGCCAGAAACATGAGGACTTGTACACTAGCTACAGAAATgacaaaaatgaattgaaaaaatGCAATGATGGTGCTATGAAATTAAAAGCAAAGATGGCTGAGGATAAGGGATTGTGGGATTCATGTAGGGCGAATTTGAAAGGAAAAGTTGCACGGCTGCAAAATGAGATCCTTGACGAAAGAAAATCTAGCCAGAAACACCAAGAATTGTTGACTAAATTGAGGCAAGAAAAAATTGAGATGGAAAATAAGTTCATAAAAATCAATGATACTACTAAGAAATTGAATGCAAAGATTACTGAAGATAAGCTGTTGTGGGATTCTTGTCAGGAGAAGTTGGAAAAACAGGTTTCAGAGCTACAAAATGAGCTTAATGAAGCAAGGGTATTCAGCCAAGGACGTGAAGAACTGTGCAGTGAGCTGAGACGAGCAAAAACTGATTTGGAAGAAAAAGTTTTACAGCTCGAAGGTGATCTTAATGAAGCAAGAATTTTGATTAAGAAACATGAAGAATTGCGCTCTGAATTAATGAAAGAAAAGAACGAAATGCAAAATAAGGTAACAGAATGCAATGATGAGACTGAAGAATTGAAGGCAAAATTGGCTGAACGTGGGTTCTTGTGGGATTCTTCTAAGACAGAGTTGGAAGCCACTGTTGCAGGGCTGCAAAATGAGCTCAAAGAAACAAGATTGTTGAGCCTGAAACATGAAGAAGCATGCATTCAACTAAGGCATGAGAAAACAAAATTGGAAGACGAGTTGAAAGACTTGGATGATACGAATGAGGAATTACATGCCAAAATGACTGAAAACGGTTGGCTTTGGGATACTTGTAAGGCGAATTTAGAAGGTACAGTAATAAAGCTGCAGAAAAAGCTTAATGAAACAAAGATTCTGGCCCACAATAATCAAGTCTTATACAATGAAATAAGTAGAGAAAAAAGTGAGATGGAAACTAATTTTCATCAATCCATCAATGAAGCTAAACAATTAAAGGATAAAATAGCTGAAGAAGGGCACTTGTGGGATATATCTAAGCGAGAATTTGAAGTTACATTTGCAAAACTGCAAAATGAGCTTAATGAAGCGAGAATGTTAAGCCAGAAGCATGAAGATTCGTGGTCTCAGTCAGAACAGGAAAAAACTGAGTTGGAAAATAATTTTAATCAATCTATTAATGAAATTCAGCAATTAAAGGAAAAATTGGCTGAAGATAGGCACAAGTGGGATAGTTATAAGAGAGAATTTGAAATTACAATTGCAAAACTGCAAAATGAGCTCAACGAAGCGAGGATGCTAAGCCAGAAGCATGAAGATTTGTGGTCTCAATCAGaacaagaaaaaaatgatttgGAAAAGACTCTTATAGGGCTACAAAATGAAGTTGATGAAACAAAGATTTTGACAGTGAAAGACCAAGAGCTGTGTAAGGTGCTCAGAGAAGAAAACAATCGGATAGGAAATAAGTTGAAACAATGCAATGACAGTATTGGGAAATTAAATACAAAAGTTAAAGAAGACCAGCTATTGTGGGTTTGTAATAAGGAGGATTTGGAAAGCAGAGTTGCAGTTGTGCAGTATGAGAAAGAGACATTGATCCAGGAATATAAAGCTCTGTGGGCCCATTTAAGAGATGAAAAATATGAGTTGGAAGAAAAACTGAAAGAATGCAACGATAGGAATAAGGAATTGCATGCACAGATGAGAGAAGATTGCCGCTTGTGGGAAGCTTGTAAGGCAAAATTTGAAAACTCTGCTGCAAGGCtacaaaataattttaataaatccATTAATGAAATTAAACAATTAAAGGAAAAATTGGCTGAAGATAAGCACATGTGGAATACTTCTAAGGGAGAATTTGAAGTTACAATTGCAAAACTGCAAAATGAGCTTAATGAAGCGAGAATGTTAAGCCATAAGCATGAGGATTTGTGCTCCCAATCAGAACATGAAAAATATGAGTTGGAAAAGACTTTTATACGGCTACAAAATAAGCTTGATGAAACAAACATTTTGAGAGAGAAAGACCAAGAATTGTGTAATGTGCTAAGAGAAGAGAATAATTGGTTAGGAAATAAGTTGAAAGACTGCAATGATAGGATTGcggaattaaataaaaaaattgaagaagacGAGAGGTTGTGGGTTACTAATAAGTCTGATTTGGAAAGAAAAGTTGCAGGTCTGCAGTCTGAGGAAGGGGTATTGAGCAAGGAATATAAACTTCTGTGGGCCCATTTAACAGATGAAAAAGATGAGTTGGAAAACAAACTGAGAGAATGCAAAGATAGGAATATGGAATTGCATGCACAGATGAGAGAAGATTGCCGCTTGTGGGAAGCTTGTAAGGCAAACTTCGAAGACTCTGTTGCAGGTTTACAAAATAAGCTCGATTTGATGACTAATGAAGGAATGATTTTGAGCCAAGAATATGTAGAACTGTGCATTGAATGCGAATTTTTGAAGGCACAGCTGGGAGATTATAATGATATACTAAGCTCTATGGAAGATGAAACAAGGAGTCTAATCTCTCTCTCAGAGAGCAATGCAAACACAGTGGAGGCCTTGCAAACTCAAGTGCGAATGATCACCCATGAACATACACATTTGAGCATGAAATATGAAGaacttacaaatgaaaatgaatctCAGAAATTGAAATTGGAAAATTATAATCATAGGCTTGATTCAGTGAAAAATGAGAGGAACTCACTTAGATCTACGTCAGAAAGTAGGGAGGAGGCTTTGCTCCAAGAAAATGGTTCATTGAAACAACAAGTCCATGAGCTTCAAAGCAAGTTGGGTATGTGGGCTAATGATTACAAACAAGTTCCCACTGATGATATGCTCGATTCAGAAACAGAGGAGAGGCAATTACTCACATCTCTATCAGAAACCAGTGATAAAGTGATGGAAGATCCGGTTATAGAGAACAGAACAGTGAAACGAGAAGCCCTTCAACTTTATCAAGAAAACCAACAATTACAAAAGGACATATCTAGTAAAAAGTCATTAATTCAAACAAAAGATGGAAATATTACAGAATTGAATGCAAAAAAGATTAAACTTAAGAATGCTGTCGAAGTGTTGGAAGAGATTGGAAGAAAAAATACCCAAGTactgaaagaatatggaggtatAAGGGAAGAGCAAGTGACGAGAAAGGAAAGTGAGGAGAAAAGGAAGGAGGGCAGTGGGAGGGTTTCACATCGAAACCAAACAGCCTTTATTGGTAATTTGATGTCTTGCATTCTTCTAGATATTGAGAAGTCTGACGTAAGCAGATGCTTGTCAACTGCCACaaaaaatatcattcttccttctgatGCACTACTTTGTGGATGTCCTTATGGCTGGTTTGGTGGGATAGTATAA